catacacacacacagatacacagacacacacagacacacacacatacacacacacagatacacacatacacacagacacacagacacacacacacagatacacacacacacagacagacacacacacacagatatacacacagacacacacagatacacacacacacacagatacacacacacatacacacacagatacacacagacacacacacacatacacacacagatacacacagacacaaacacacacacagatacacacacacacacagacagacacacacacagatatacacacagacacacacacacatacacacacacagacacacacacacacagatacacacacacacgcagacacacacacatacacacacagatacacacgcacacggatacacagacacacacacatacacacgcacagatacacagacacacacacatacacacacacagatacacacacacaaacacacacacatacacacacacacagatatacacacacatacacacagacacacacacatacagatacacatacacatacacacacacacacagatacacgcacagacacacacacacagatatacacacacacagatacacacacacatatacacacacacacacagatacacacacagacacacacacacagacacacacacacagatacacacacacagacacacacacacagacacacacacacatacacacacacagatacacagacacacgcagacacacacacatacacacacagatacacacacacacagatacacagacacacacacatacacacacacagatacacacacacagatacacagacacacacacacatacacacacacagatacacacacacagatacacacacacacagatacacagacacacacacacatacacacacacagatacacacacacagatacacagacacacacacacatacacacacacagatacacagacacagatacacagacacacacagatacacacacacagacacacacacatacacacacacacatacacagatacacacatacacacagacacacacacagatacacacacacagatacacatacacacacacacagacacacacacagatacacacacagatacacacagacacacacacagacagacacacacagatatacacacagacacacacacagatacacacacagacacacacacagatacacacacacatacagacacacacacatacacactcacacacacacatacacacagacatacacagacacacagacagacacagacacacagaaacacagacagacagacacagacacatatacacagacagacagacagacacacacacacagacacagaacgacacatacacacacagacacactctgggtctctcactctctgtctctgtcgctctctctcacacacagacagacagacagacacacatacacacacacacacacatagacacacatacagacacatactgggtctctctcactctctgtctctcgttctctctctctcacacacacagacagacagacagacagacagacacacacacacacagacacacatacagacacatactgggtctctctcactctctgtctctctctcacatacacactgacTCTGACTGGTGGATAAATCCCACATACACAGCACCTAGACCCCAACTGGCGCTTGAAATGAGGCTGACTCACCCTTCACTGTCTCTGCGTTACTGAGCCCCTAAAGCCTTTGAACCAGCCTGTGCCCCCCTTCCCACGGCCTGACTCAGTGGCCAGAGGAGGGAGGAGGACCTGGTCATTCAACGGCCAGTCTAGCGACAGGACCCGGGGTCTTGTGTTGCACCCAACTCACCCGTCTCACTTCCCAGCCAGCCAGCGCAGCCTGTGAGTCTCCAGGGTGTCCGCTGTTTCAATTGCCCGCTCCCCGTTCCCACACCGACTTCTCTGTCCTTGGACTCCTCCGCTGCCGGGGCGAGGGCAAACTAGAGCAACAGCGCCTCGTATTCCACCTGCGCGGTCCACAGCCCAGAGGTTCTCCAAAGTTTGGGTCCTCTGCATCCTCCCTGTGTCTTTTATCTGTTTTCCTGCTCTTCCTTTTTGACACACCCATCACCCCATGCATCTCGCAGTATTTTTTCCTCTCCTCCACCCAATCCATATTCCCAGAACCGCCAGGCCCCTCCCACTGGGTGTCCTCCCCcgcccccactgttcccatctgccctcccAACCTCCCTTATTTGGTTCCATGCTCTCCTATCTGATGCCACCAACTGTAGCCGTTGGTCACCTTCCTCTACAGTATCACTCCCAATCCCACGCCCCCCTCCTTCCTAACAccctcttcacctggatccacccggctcctcccagcctctgtcactattcctacCCTCGCTCCCTCCACCTGcctttcacccctccccatctggatccacctatcatccGCCAGACCTTGCTCCACCCCTTCATACCTGCCATCTCCCTTCTATCTTTTGGTCCCTGTggccttgacctgaaatgtcaaccgtcCACTTCccgcagatgctgcccgacctgctgagctcttccagcagtttgtctgAGTTGCttcagactccagcatctgcagaagccctTGGGTCTCCCGTGTATTTGTTACTCCGATTACTCAGTGCCTCCTTCCGTCCTTGTTCCTCTCTGCCCTCTCTTTATGTGAGGCGCTCAGTATAGGCGGAGAGGGAGAGGGCTTTCCTGAGTGTTCGAGGCGAATTGATTTTGCTCCGTAGGGAATGGGAGATTATAGGAATCGCTGGAGCTAAGATCAAAGTATTTGGCAAAAGGACAAAAGCTTTTGCTCTCTTACCTTGTGCCTGTGGCTCTCACTGTCCCCCATTCTCTCCACCTCTtttttctctcatctctctcttgtctctctttcctgtgttgtctgtgtctctctctgtctgaagAGGACCCTTGACGTGTCTGCCTTTCTGaaaggccataagacacaggagcagagtcgggtcattcggcccatcaagtccattctgccattccatcatggccaatttccctcaaccccattctcctgccttctccccgtaacttttgatgcccttcctaatcaagaacctatcaacctccgttttaaatacacacaatgacctggtctgcacagccgcctgtggaaatgaattccacagattcaccaccctccagccaaataaatccctcctcatctctgctctattctgagtctgtgccctctggtccgagaccctcccaatataggaaacatcctctccacatccactctatctgtgccctcaggtccttgactccccctctacaggaaacatccactctatctgggtcctctggtcctagactcccccactacaggaaacatcctctccacatccactctatctgtgtcctctggtcctagactcccccactataggaaacatcctctccacatccactctatctgtgttccctggtcctagactcccccactataggaaacatcctctccacatccactctatctgtgtcctctggtcctggactcccccactataggaaacatcctctccacgtccactctatctgtgtcctctggtcctagactcccccactataggaaacatcctctccacatccactctatctgtgtcctctggtcctggactcccccactataggaaacatcctctccacgttcactctatctgtgtcctctggtcctagactctcccactacaggaaatatcctctccacgtccactctatctgtgtcctctgatcctagactcccctactacacgaaacatcctctccacatccactctatctgtgtcctctgatcctagactcccccactacaggaaacatcctctccacatccactctatctgtgtcctctgatcctagactcccccactacaggaaacatcctctccacgtccactctatctgtgtcctctgatcctagactcccccactacaggaaacatcctctccacgtccactctatctgtgtcctctggtcctagactcccccactacaggaaacatcctctccacgtccactctatctgcgtcctctggtcctagactcccccactacaggaaacatcctctccacgtccactctatctgtgtcctctggtcctagactcccccactataggaaacatcctctccacgtccactctatctgtgtcctctggtcctagactcccccactacaggaaacatcctctccacatccactctatctgtgtcctctggtcctagactcccccactacatttgtgtcctctggtcctagactcccccactacaggaaacatcctctccatgtccactctatctgtgtcctctggtcctagactcccccactataggaaacatcctctctacatccactctatctgtgtcctctggtcctagactcccccactataggaaacatcctctccacatccactctacccaggtctttcaatattcagtaggtttcagtgagatcctccccccaccattcttctaaactccggtaaGTACAaacccagatccatcaaacactcctcatacgttaaccctttcaattCAGATACCCTTCTCGTGAACTTCCTGTGgatcccctccaatgccagcacagcctTTCTTAGACCAAAGACTGCTCACGATATTCCAAATGCGCTCTGGCCAATGCCGTCCCGTCTCCTTCTATCCCTCTTTTACAGTCCGTGTCTCCCTCTCTGTCTACCCCCCCCCCTTTCTGACCTCCGCACTCTCCCCTTGTGTGTTTGTGTCTCGTTTGTTCTGTCCGTCCCAGTCTCACCCTGGGGGTTGTCTACCTCCTGGGTGTCTCTGTTTGTCTCGCCTGTCTGTCTCATTCTCTCCCTGGGTCTAAATCTCGCGTGTCAGTGTTTCTCTCCGCTACCTAACTCGGAATCGCCATGTATCTAGCGATCCCTAAGCCGTCTTGTGTATCGGTATGTCTTCCCTCGCTTTCGCCTCCCTCCCATTCTGTCTGATATTTGGAGTCCCGgggtggggaaaaaaatcacgtccaccacccctccctcccctccgcaGGGAAATACTCTGAACGACGTGAATCGTGGCTGTTTTTTTTTGCGGGGTGGAAGAGGGAATCCCAGAGTTGGGGATCTCTCCGCTCCTGGGCTGCATTTAAGGAAAGTGACGTGCTTTGCGCTGGAGCGTAACTGCCTCCAATAGGACTCCCGTCTCCCtgcctttccctcccctctcattctctttcttaCTTTGGAGCCCtcctctacccccacccccacctctccCCATCGTTTTCtgtaccccgcccccccccgcccacctccGGCTCTCCTTTACCGGAGAAGTTGGGAGCGGCGCTGTCCACGGGTTTGCGGTGCTGAAACCTCCTCTCGCCGATTACAGTCCCATTCCCTCCTGTAATCTCCAACTCAATCCCCGTCCGCACTGAATCTGGGACCCCTTTcccctgcgtaaaaaaaaacacaccattCCCCACGTCTCCAGCTGCTCCGTCcggtccctctccctccctgagAATACTCCTATATCTTTCTCTCTCagaactaccccccccccccttgttttGCGCCCGGTTTGGTGTTCttctccccacctcccctctctccgAATATCTCCAGCCTTccttcccccccaaccccccgtacCTTCCTACACGTTATTCACCGTCTGTTCATCGCAAGCTCTTTCTCCTTATAAGGGCGCGCTCTCTCGCAACCCCTGTCTCCATCCCTCGCtctttctatctatctacctctctctctcccgcccccTCAGAGAACCCTTGCCCTATTCCTCTGGCTAACTGGAGGGCATTACCTCTTTTTGCCCCTCtaccccctctccactttcctaTATATCGCTTCGTTCCTCTAGCTCGTCCTTCCCTCATCCCCGTTCATTTTTCCTTCgcattctccccctctctctctctctctcggcagATTGCATCTTTCTCCGTAGTTCTCACTCTATCCCTCCCCCCACCGCTGAATCTTTTTTTTTGTCCGTAATTGGGAAGCTCGCTGCTGAGACGTCATACGACCGAACTGACGCGTGGGTTTAGTCACTGAGCGCGatgccctccctctcccctccccttcgcCGTGCGTTGATGAGAAACCGGCCCATTTACGCCGGCCcggcccccgccccccccccccttcgcAGGCAACCACCTATAAAAACCCCGCTCGCCTCAGTGTGCTGTACCAGAGGATCCAGTTCTGGTCCAGAGCAGAGagtgggagaaagaaagagagagaaagaagcagTGAAAGGGAGGGCAAGACGGCGGAGAAGGTTTGCAACCATGTACAGGTCGACGAAGGGAGCATCGAAAGCGAGAAGAGACCAGATCAACGCGGAGATCAGGAATTTGAAGGAACTCTTACCCATTTCGGAGGCTGACAAGTCGAGACTCTCTTATCTACACATTATGTCCCTGGCGTGCATCTACACCCGGAAGTCGGTCTTCTTCAACCCGGGTAAATTTAGCTACCAGCGAACCTCGCGGCTGCTCGGGGGGCGACGGGGGGCATTCGGCCCACGGTGCCCGTGCTAGCCCTTTTGGAAGGGATTGACATTATAgtcgtttttttaaaaaaaagagagagagagagatgcgcgtttgtaaattgttctgttttGAAGATTGTTGTAGTTCTCTTGCGAGTGTCAGGGTTGGACTTTCATGTGCTGGCCTCTCGCCCCTTCAGGCATCGACGCGGAGGAGTGCCTGCCCCTGATCTCGCCGCAGGAGTTGGCGGACTTTGTGCAGTCCCTACCCGGCTTTCTCATGGCGCTGAGCAGCGAGGGGAAGCTCATCTACGTGTCCGAGAACGTCTCCGACCACCTGGGCCACTCACTGGTGAGTGTGACGAACCCCCGAACCAATCGTCCCGGCACCCCCTCgcccctctccccatcctcctgcGGCATCACATATCTGGGGAGGGGATTACAGCCTAGAGAGCGTACGCCGAAGTCTTGAGGAAGTTGCGTGTCCATGTTTCATACTGGGATCTTGCTATGCTGAGATTTTGGGATCTTGCCGCGCAGCACGGGTGACGTCTTGCCGTGTTCCATacggggaggggagagtgagaggtggtAGATGGAGACGTGATACGACGCGATTTGAGACCTTTCCGTGATACGATGCGACTTGGGATGTTACAACTTAATTGGGATCTTGCCGTGCTCCTGGGCGGGGTGGAGGGCGGGTACGGTAGGATGGACCCCACCCCGGCCCGGTTCGGGAGGGTGGGTGGTGAAGAGCGTGCGGAAGGACGCGCGATCCGGCCGGGGTTTCCTTCGCGAGCTCGCCGCGCTGCGTCCTCGGGAAATCCCGATCTTGCCGTGCCGCTGACGTGGGATCTTGCCGTGCTTTTCAGGTGGATCTGGTGGCGCAGGGCGACAGCATTTACGACATCACTGACTCCCTGGACCATTTGGTGCTGAGCTCTCATCTGATGCAGACCTCCTCGCCGGAGACGGGTGAGTCTCCCCGCATCCCTGTCCGCCTTTCCAGCCTTTTAAATCTCCGACTGTTACTCGTCTTCCTCAACCCCGCTTCTCTCTGCCGTTTTCAGAGCGTCTCTTCCGCTGTCGGTTCAACACCTCGCGCTCCGTACGGCGGCAGAGCGCCGGCAACAAGATGGTGCTGATCCGGGGCCGCTATCACCAGCCCCCGGTCGGCACATACTGGTCGTCCAAGCCGGTCTTCATCGCCTTCTGCTCGCCGCTGGACACCCGGCCGCGGCTCTTCGAAAACCACCTGTTCCTCTCCTTCTTCCAGAGTCGCCACTCCAAGGATATGATGTTTGTCGAGGCTTCCGACAGGTAGGGACGGAGCGGCGCGCTGAGGCCTCCCCGTTCTCCGCTCGTCCATCCCGGCTTCCCCCCgccacccctctctgtctgtctgtctgtctctctctctctctctcacacacacacatagtcagacattcacaaacacactcacagatACATAAACACATacagggacacacacacacacacacacacacacacacacagatcaatacatacATTCAGACATACCCACTTGCAccaacagacacacaaacacacagtcaCGGAGCGCACTCGCAGCCACATAACACACAAGACACACTGCAGTGAAACAGTGAGACAGACGCAGACACacgcatacagtcacacacacacacacacacacacacagacacagtcacacacacacagacacagtcacacacacacacacacacacacacacacacagacacacacagacacacacacacacacacactcacacacacacacacagacacacacacacacacacacacagacacacacacacacacacacacacacacacagtcacacacacacagacacagacacacacacacacacacacaccaccagttCATCTTTGGGAGACCCACAGGGACCGGCAGACCGAGCActgagggagacagggagggaaCGTGAGGGAGGGTGCGGTGTGCGCAGAAGACACGACTGAAGGGCGGGACAAGTGGCTGGATTCCGCTGTCCGCCGAGTGGCCGCCACGGTCTGACCCCACGGTGACACATCTGACAGGCCCGGAGGAACGGAGTGGGCGGCCCGGGGTTTGATTCCCGCCGCTGCCCGCCTGGAGATTGTACGCTCTCACCCcgcgaccgcgtgggtttcctccgggtgctccggtttcctcccagatcCCAAAAACCTAGGGGTTAGGGTCGGTGTGTTGTGGAGAAGCGTGACGACACTTTGCGGGCCGCGTCCGGTCATTAACGCAAACGACGCgtttcactgtgtgtgtgtgtgtgtgtgtgtgtgtgtgtgtgtgtgtgtgtgtgtgtgtgtgacaaatGAGGCTGATCTTTAAATCTTTCCGAGAgcacctctctccccccaccgacACGCTGGCCCGGTGTCTTTAACCCTTTACTAACCAGCGTCCTCTGCCTCCCCACGCAGTGTCTCTTACTACCTGGGATACCAGAACAGTGAGCTGGTCGGCAAGTCGTGGTATAACCTCGTTCACCCCCAGGACCTGTCGCACGCCTCCACCCACCACTACCGCTTAGGTGAGTGTGAGCGAGTCCTTTATCGCCGCCAgccaaccaccccccccacctccctcacGCCGCCTTCCCCACACCTACCCCTCTCTCGCCCGTTCACCCTCGGTCAGTGGTTGCGAGCTCTAACCGGGAGGGGGGCCTCTTTCTCTCTCGCAGTGAGCGGACGGAGCGAGGCCAAGACGGAGATGGTGGTGCGCCTCCAGAGCAAAGACGGCCTGTGGGTTTGGGTCTACCTGGCTGCGCAGGTGGAGTGCGCCGAGGTCCCCGTGCTGTGCCACAACTATGCCATCAGGTGAGCTGCGGGCGGGGCTCCTACGCCAGCTGCGCATCGGTTCCCCCAGCGCCGGTGGCCCTAATGCAGGGCATCGCTGCGGGaggggagagatttttttttaaagagaccAGAGGGGGCGCCCCGGTAGCGGCTAACGCAACGAGCTCAGATTTCATTCCTGGCGCCgcctttctccccgtgactgcgcgggtttcctccgggtgctccggtttcctcccaacagtccaaagacctaccggttagtaggctaattggttctTGTAAATTGAACTGGGATTAGGCTTGGGTTACGTAGCTGGGTCGCTGAGCGGCGCGGTTCCTTTGGGCCGAAGGGGaggacattcggcccattgaCTTGGATAGGACGCGACCATTGAACTCCTGAGAGCCTGTTCTTTGCCACTGAGTGGTTTGGCCCATTGAAGCCACAGAGCTGCGGGAGGCTGTTGCCCCCCCACCACAACTGGCTCTCCGGAAGGTGACCCGCAACTTCCACCCTCTCCCCGCAGCCCTGCAGCAACCCCCACCCCTGGGATGGGCAATTAGTGGGGTTAGAACGACGAGAGGCGTGGATTTGATTGGGCCAAAGGGGCCTTGCCTTTGGGGACTGTGAGGGAGTGACCCTACCCGCTGCGCCATCGTGACCTCTTAGGTGGCGGGTTGGAATGTGAGGGGAACACGGCAGGAATGGGTAAATGGGTGGGTGATGGTCGGGTCAAAGGATCTCGTTCCGTGCGAAGAGACGGTATGACACCGGTTTGCGCGGGGCTCATTGTAGCCTTGGCAGGTCAGCCGTCCTAACGTTGTCCCCTTCCCCCCTGTCCCGCAGCGAGAATGAAGCCTGGTGTCTCCGGCAGCAGTTGTCCGAGGAGGAGATGGACAATCAGTTGTTCGCCTACGCCCTGCCTGCTCCGCCGCCTGCGCTGGAGTCCCCCTCCTACTTGTCCAGCCCCGACACCGTCTTCACCCCGCTGTCTGGCACCCCGACCAGCGGCGTCTCGGCCCAGTCCTTCGACTTCAGCGGTATCTGCCTGGAGTTCGTGGAGggtcccgccgccgccgcgcccCCCGAGGAAGGGGACGGGGGACGACTTCTGGCCCCGAGAGGCCCCCAAAGCCAGGGCGAGGTGGAAAGTCTGCCCGGTACCGACCCCGGCTCGTCGGAGCTCCCGGAGCTGGCCTACGGCGACTGCGTCTTCGGGGGCGAGTCGCCCACCCCTCCTTGCACCCCTCGCCTGCCGGGCGCAGCCTTCGCCTTCGGGGGGTGCGACGGGTACGGCCCGGCCGCCGGCGAGCTCTTCTACCGCACCGAGGTGTGTGCTCCACTCTACGAGAAGCTGCCGCCGTCCCCGGATAGTCCCGGCAACGGCGGGGGCATCTGCGCCGTGATGGGATTCCCCAAACTGCGAGTTCCCCTCTCCATCCACGTCCCCAGGACCCCGGAGGGGCTCCTCACCCCCGAGGCCTCGCCCATCAAGATGCCAGCCGCCGGCTGCTTCGGCTACCTGGACGGAAAGGAACGCGCGGAGGCCATGAACTGGCTCAACCACTCGGACCCGGGCGAGATCCTCCCCGCGGGAGGATCCCCCACTCAAGCTTCCCCTCTCCCgaccgccgccgccgccgccccCTTCCTGGActtccaagaccccaagccctgGAGGGGCGTGGACTTCGCCGCGGTGAGCTACGCCCcgcaagaggaggaggaggaagacgAGGGCGACGACGTGATCGAGAACCTCCTGAAGGACCTCGAGGCCCCCGCGGTGGCCGGCGGTACCCTCGGTCCCACCTGCTCGCCGAAGGCCGGCGGCTCCGGGGGCCCCGGCGCTGCGGAGCCGGAGGCCGCGACGAGCCCGGACTCCCGCTCCGCTACCGACCTCTCCCCAGAAGAACAATCCTTCCTCGAAGAATTAGCTTCGTACGAAACAGTATTTGAGACCTATGTCTCAAGACCCCCCTGTGACGGGTTCAACGCTGAGTTGCATCAACTCCAGAGACGCAGCCAGGGATACTTCCAGCAAGGTAGGTCCCCCCGGGTGCCCACTGTTCACCAGACCAAACTGGCAGCAAGAGGAAAggggggccattcagcccatcggagTTGAGGCAGGAAACCCACTGACGCAACTCTATGGAGACCATAATCTTCGCTTATCCTGGAGGGGTGCGGCTTGGGAGAAGTTTAGGGTGGTTGTGAGGGGCAAAACTACAGCCTCTTGCTCCCAGTTTGTGATTGCGTTCCGATGGGGTGTGAGAGTGTTTACCTTGTAGAAGATAAGAAAACCCTAACCCTTTCCACCACCACCATTAATAATGTAACACAGACCCTCCTCTCCGTCTGCCAGCCCGCCAAGCCCCTTTTCGGATTGCAATTTTCCTTCCTCCTTCCGTCCGGTATGTCACCTATATAATCTGGGAGAGCAGCTGTCTGATCTGGGCTTCCAGGAGAAGGCAGTGTTTCCAGCAGTATTTACCATTGGGGAAAAAAAGCTATGTAAACATGTCACGCTGCAGTTAGAACTCCCCGCCAGTGGGGGGCGCAGTGTTGCCGGGAGGGCTGGTGAGACTACAGATGGTTTTAGATTCGGGTACGCTTATTTATCACGTGCTTCATGATCTTTATTAGCAGCCAAACGAACTCctttcccttcctcccctccccaccacatcCCCAACCTTTCGCACCCATCTCCAACCCTGCCTGTATCCACCCGTGGCATCCCCCCTCCCTGCAAGGACGTCCGATACTCAGTGACCGGGAAGTGTGGGGGGAGTTTGTCGCCAGCTCTCGCCCACGGGGCCAACTTCTGCCAATCTACTGCGTATACAAGTGAGAGGAAAGAGTACGgtccacgtttcaggctgaaacccctcAGCAGAATCGACCACTTAGTAGGCCCATAAGCTAAAGTGCAcaactaggccattcagcacatagTGTTTGTTCTGCTATTTGCCCCATGGCCGGTCTATCATCCCCTCAACCCCAtccttcctgccttttccctataacctttgtcaccttgactaatcaagaacccatcaacctccgctttaaatatacccagcctGTGGCaaacaaatcccacagattcacccaccctcgggctaaagaagttcctcctcacctccgtccTAAGTGGGCTCCCCTCCACGTTCCGAGGCTGCGActgagttgggggtggggggattcAATGAGGGCGGCTCTGGATTGTACAGCGTAATTAACCGGATATTTCCTCTCTTGTTTCCTTCCCGCAGATGGAAGTGGAGGTGACGCCTCGTTCTGAAATAAGTCCGTGACTTACTTCATCGAGTATGGCATATTGTCATATTTTGTGAAGCTGCTATTACTAGTGACAGGTAACTCCTTGACCTAAGGACATTTACTGAAACCTCGGTTCTCTCCTGACGATGCATTGCATGAGGCGGGATAGGGTGTTTTATGTACTAAAGGATCCTACCTTTTTGTAAACATTACGACAATGAGACACAGCGGACCTTCGCGTAATGATCAAACTTTA
The sequence above is a segment of the Mobula birostris isolate sMobBir1 chromosome 28, sMobBir1.hap1, whole genome shotgun sequence genome. Coding sequences within it:
- the LOC140188922 gene encoding neuronal PAS domain-containing protein 4-like, coding for MYRSTKGASKARRDQINAEIRNLKELLPISEADKSRLSYLHIMSLACIYTRKSVFFNPGIDAEECLPLISPQELADFVQSLPGFLMALSSEGKLIYVSENVSDHLGHSLVDLVAQGDSIYDITDSLDHLVLSSHLMQTSSPETERLFRCRFNTSRSVRRQSAGNKMVLIRGRYHQPPVGTYWSSKPVFIAFCSPLDTRPRLFENHLFLSFFQSRHSKDMMFVEASDSVSYYLGYQNSELVGKSWYNLVHPQDLSHASTHHYRLVSGRSEAKTEMVVRLQSKDGLWVWVYLAAQVECAEVPVLCHNYAISENEAWCLRQQLSEEEMDNQLFAYALPAPPPALESPSYLSSPDTVFTPLSGTPTSGVSAQSFDFSGICLEFVEGPAAAAPPEEGDGGRLLAPRGPQSQGEVESLPGTDPGSSELPELAYGDCVFGGESPTPPCTPRLPGAAFAFGGCDGYGPAAGELFYRTEVCAPLYEKLPPSPDSPGNGGGICAVMGFPKLRVPLSIHVPRTPEGLLTPEASPIKMPAAGCFGYLDGKERAEAMNWLNHSDPGEILPAGGSPTQASPLPTAAAAAPFLDFQDPKPWRGVDFAAVSYAPQEEEEEDEGDDVIENLLKDLEAPAVAGGTLGPTCSPKAGGSGGPGAAEPEAATSPDSRSATDLSPEEQSFLEELASYETVFETYVSRPPCDGFNAELHQLQRRSQGYFQQDGSGGDASF